One window from the genome of Thalassospira xiamenensis M-5 = DSM 17429 encodes:
- a CDS encoding class I SAM-dependent methyltransferase, whose translation MDNQKEDGSLTILRKKAFWLFERIFFGGRLSEKILVKLLSLHYRSVFRREWSWAREQPHFFNHRIGFFDFIYGESGTSIFPYYRGFFVSELIKDHDRLLDIGCGDGFFTKRFYSKRCAHIDAIDIEPTAIETAKSLNASPKIDYRLSDAVNKPFPSVDYNIVVWDGAIGHFAAETTHIVLAKIVEVLSEDGVFAGSESLGLEGHDHL comes from the coding sequence ATGGATAATCAGAAAGAAGATGGCTCATTGACGATCTTGAGAAAAAAGGCCTTTTGGCTTTTTGAACGCATTTTTTTCGGCGGTCGGTTGTCCGAAAAAATTCTAGTGAAGCTTTTAAGCTTGCATTATCGCAGTGTATTTCGACGAGAATGGTCTTGGGCTCGTGAACAACCGCATTTCTTTAACCATAGGATCGGTTTTTTTGACTTCATTTATGGAGAGAGCGGAACCAGCATATTCCCATATTACCGTGGTTTTTTTGTCTCTGAGCTTATAAAAGACCATGATCGGTTACTTGATATAGGGTGCGGAGACGGTTTTTTTACGAAACGCTTCTACTCAAAACGCTGCGCGCACATTGATGCAATCGATATTGAACCTACTGCAATCGAGACGGCAAAGTCCTTGAACGCATCTCCAAAAATCGACTACCGATTGAGTGATGCTGTAAATAAGCCATTTCCATCTGTAGATTACAACATAGTGGTTTGGGATGGCGCAATTGGGCATTTTGCAGCCGAGACAACCCACATAGTCCTCGCAAAAATAGTGGAAGTTCTCTCAGAGGACGGGGTCTTTGCGGGTTCTGAATCTTTAGGTTTGGAGGGGCATGATCACCTTTAG
- a CDS encoding DegT/DnrJ/EryC1/StrS family aminotransferase, with the protein MIPVFEPIIGEEEISYVTDALRKGELSGTFGHYLEAFEAEFAAFCGCEYGVAVSNGTTALHLAVAAAGIQPGEEVLISASTNIATALAVAHNNAIPVPVDSEEGTWNLDLDLIESLITPKTKAIIPVHLFGHPVDMDALMAVARKHDLIVIEDCAEAHGATCRGRKTGGFGDMGCFSFYANKVITTGEGGMVVTNDKALAERLRLLRNLAFTTPRFRHEELGYNFRMTGYQAAMGLAQLHRIEHIVDEKRRVAHTYNSLLEDIPGLLLPVEKEWAHNVYWMYAVVIGDEFGMSRDQLSESLRAHGIDTRTFFCPMNQQPCLQEIPGFKNVSCPVADRIWENGLYLPSTHNLTEGQLAQIAKTLSDLQGGLD; encoded by the coding sequence ATGATTCCAGTGTTTGAGCCAATTATTGGCGAAGAAGAAATTTCTTACGTCACAGATGCGTTACGTAAAGGTGAGTTGTCAGGGACTTTTGGTCATTATTTGGAAGCTTTCGAGGCTGAGTTCGCCGCGTTTTGCGGTTGCGAATATGGTGTGGCTGTTTCAAATGGTACCACGGCACTTCATCTTGCCGTTGCCGCTGCGGGTATCCAACCTGGTGAGGAAGTGCTGATAAGCGCCAGCACAAATATTGCAACGGCCTTGGCTGTAGCTCACAACAACGCAATTCCAGTTCCTGTCGACTCTGAAGAGGGAACTTGGAATCTTGATCTAGATTTAATCGAGTCACTTATAACGCCGAAAACAAAAGCAATCATCCCCGTCCATTTGTTTGGGCATCCTGTAGATATGGATGCGCTGATGGCAGTGGCGAGAAAGCACGATTTGATAGTTATCGAAGATTGCGCTGAAGCACACGGGGCGACCTGCCGTGGTCGTAAGACCGGGGGCTTTGGTGATATGGGATGCTTCAGCTTTTATGCGAACAAGGTAATTACCACCGGTGAGGGTGGTATGGTGGTTACTAATGACAAAGCCTTGGCAGAGCGGTTGCGGTTGTTGCGTAACCTTGCTTTTACAACACCCAGATTTCGCCATGAGGAGCTTGGCTACAATTTTCGCATGACGGGCTACCAAGCTGCGATGGGGCTGGCTCAACTGCATCGTATCGAACATATAGTGGATGAAAAGCGTCGTGTTGCGCATACCTACAATTCTCTTCTAGAGGACATTCCTGGTCTTTTGCTGCCTGTTGAAAAAGAATGGGCGCACAACGTCTACTGGATGTACGCCGTAGTCATTGGTGATGAATTTGGGATGTCACGGGATCAGTTAAGTGAGAGCCTCAGGGCGCACGGCATAGATACACGCACGTTCTTCTGCCCAATGAACCAACAGCCATGTTTGCAGGAGATCCCAGGTTTCAAAAACGTATCTTGCCCGGTTGCAGACCGTATATGGGAAAACGGGCTTTACCTTCCCTCAACTCATAACCTTACTGAAGGGCAGCTGGCGCAAATAGCGAAAACTCTGAGCGATCTGCAAGGTGGTTTAGATTGA
- a CDS encoding GDP-L-fucose synthase family protein, with product MVGSKIFVAGHRGMVGSAIVRKLRSLGYNNLLLRSKDEINLLDQEAVFNFLKLEKPDYIFMAAARVGGIHANNTYRADFIYSNLQIQNNIIWGAMSAGIKDMCFLGSSCIYPRDCPQPIKEDSLLTGALEKTNEPYAIAKIAGLKLCESCNLQYGTRYICVMPTNLYGPNDNYDLNNAHVLPALMRKAHEAKVQGGKEMIVWGTGAPRREFLYVDDLADACVFLMQNGVREGMYNVGCGEDITIRDLAQKVMDAVGFEGEVIFDASKPDGTPRKLLDVSRMSNLGWKPKLSLIDGLAKTYENYLENTKVTL from the coding sequence ATGGTAGGAAGTAAAATATTTGTTGCGGGCCATCGTGGTATGGTCGGATCCGCTATTGTCCGCAAACTTCGATCTCTTGGTTATAATAACCTTTTGTTGCGATCAAAGGATGAGATCAATCTTCTTGACCAAGAGGCGGTGTTTAACTTTCTTAAATTAGAGAAGCCGGACTATATATTCATGGCTGCTGCCAGAGTAGGCGGTATTCACGCGAATAATACTTATCGAGCTGACTTTATCTATTCTAACCTCCAAATTCAGAATAATATCATTTGGGGGGCGATGTCAGCCGGTATCAAAGATATGTGCTTTCTGGGTTCTAGTTGTATTTATCCTCGCGACTGCCCGCAACCAATCAAAGAAGATAGCTTGCTTACTGGTGCGCTTGAGAAAACCAATGAACCATACGCGATAGCTAAAATTGCCGGGCTTAAACTCTGTGAAAGCTGCAACTTGCAGTATGGAACACGTTATATTTGCGTGATGCCGACTAATCTTTACGGACCCAATGATAATTATGACTTGAATAATGCGCACGTTTTGCCAGCGCTGATGCGTAAGGCTCACGAGGCAAAAGTGCAAGGCGGAAAGGAAATGATTGTTTGGGGGACTGGGGCTCCTAGACGCGAATTTCTCTACGTTGATGATCTTGCGGATGCCTGTGTGTTTCTGATGCAAAACGGGGTTCGTGAGGGTATGTATAACGTAGGTTGTGGTGAAGATATTACTATAAGAGATTTGGCTCAGAAAGTAATGGACGCTGTTGGGTTTGAGGGCGAGGTGATTTTTGATGCATCAAAACCAGATGGCACACCCCGCAAGTTGTTGGATGTCTCCCGAATGTCTAATCTTGGATGGAAACCGAAATTATCCTTGATCGATGGGCTCGCCAAGACATATGAAAATTACCTTGAAAATACGAAAGTGACGCTGTGA
- the gmd gene encoding GDP-mannose 4,6-dehydratase translates to MNKENKVALITGVTGQDGAYLAEFLLEKGYIVHGIKRRTSLFNTDRIDHLYRDQHEKSLRFFLHHGDMTDSSSLTRIIQKTQPDEIYNLAAQSHVAVSFEEPEYTANSDALGALRILEALRILGMEKKTRYYQASTSELYGLVQEIPQKETTPFYPRSPYAVAKLYAYWITVNYREAYGMYACNGILFNHESPIRGETFVTRKITRALARIKLGLQDCLYLGNLDAKRDWGHARDYVEMQWLMLQQEQPEDFVIASGVQYSVRDFVNAAASELGMNISWSGQGVMEKGYDENGKLIVEVDPRYFRPTEVETLLGDATKAKTKLAWQPKTSFQELVSEMVIEDLKAAERDELVKAHGFKYMRYNE, encoded by the coding sequence GTGAACAAAGAAAATAAAGTCGCCCTTATTACAGGTGTAACCGGCCAGGATGGCGCGTATTTGGCTGAGTTTTTGTTGGAAAAGGGGTATATCGTTCACGGTATTAAGCGCCGTACAAGCTTATTTAATACGGATCGAATAGACCATCTTTACCGGGATCAGCACGAAAAAAGTTTGCGGTTTTTCCTGCATCACGGCGATATGACAGATAGTTCCAGCCTCACGCGGATTATTCAGAAAACGCAGCCCGACGAAATATATAATCTGGCTGCCCAAAGTCATGTTGCGGTTAGCTTTGAGGAGCCGGAGTATACCGCAAACTCTGATGCCTTGGGCGCGCTGAGGATTCTTGAGGCGTTAAGAATACTCGGCATGGAGAAAAAGACCCGTTATTATCAGGCTAGCACCTCCGAGCTGTATGGCCTTGTTCAGGAAATACCCCAAAAAGAAACGACACCTTTTTATCCCCGCAGTCCGTATGCAGTTGCAAAGCTTTATGCATACTGGATCACTGTTAACTACAGAGAAGCGTATGGCATGTACGCGTGTAACGGGATTCTTTTTAACCACGAAAGTCCGATACGTGGTGAAACGTTTGTTACGAGAAAAATTACTCGGGCACTTGCCCGTATTAAGCTTGGGCTTCAAGACTGCCTTTACCTTGGAAACCTTGATGCCAAACGCGATTGGGGGCATGCGAGGGATTACGTCGAAATGCAGTGGTTAATGCTTCAGCAGGAACAGCCGGAGGACTTTGTCATTGCATCTGGTGTGCAGTACAGCGTCCGTGATTTTGTGAATGCAGCGGCATCTGAACTAGGCATGAATATCTCGTGGAGTGGCCAAGGTGTTATGGAGAAAGGATATGATGAAAATGGAAAGCTAATTGTGGAAGTGGATCCACGATATTTTCGACCGACTGAAGTTGAGACATTACTTGGCGACGCTACAAAGGCGAAAACCAAGCTGGCATGGCAGCCGAAAACAAGCTTCCAGGAGCTGGTGTCCGAGATGGTCATCGAGGATTTAAAAGCCGCTGAGAGAGATGAGCTTGTGAAGGCGCATGGCTTTAAATATATGCGCTATAATGAGTAG
- a CDS encoding flippase — MKSFSVLKKTGLYSFMSNTSWIVFESIIRAIVGLTVGVFIARYLGPENLGKLSYSSAIVGMFGVLAGLGMDSNIVRDLVKEKDRVGEKIGTTFFLKLSGSLIAVVCCISSVFILRSNDVTVVSITIILAMSMFFLPFDVVSLYFQSIVKSKYTVLAKSFSCVLSAILRIILIFNDAPLISFAWVGLAEAMLSAVALTYFFLLKRNQVGFSWTYKFETAKKILAEGWPLLLSTAGAALYMRADLVMLGQLSSNHSVGIYTAMLRISEIWYFLPAAFISSLQPFLVRAREISRDLYIFRLRVLYEFMILLSVSVSIFISLFSDYLVQIVYGHQYQEAALVLRTHTWATIAVFLGVASSQYLVIENLQKISFYRTAIGLLANLVMNALFIPIWGAFGAAFATVISFYIATFSLILFESSRGQCFIIIRSILPLNIINFIRGAKNDANF, encoded by the coding sequence ATGAAATCATTTTCGGTTTTGAAAAAAACCGGATTATATTCCTTTATGTCAAATACAAGCTGGATTGTGTTTGAGAGTATTATAAGGGCAATTGTTGGATTAACTGTAGGTGTTTTTATTGCCAGATATTTGGGGCCGGAAAATTTAGGAAAGCTTAGTTATTCAAGTGCAATTGTTGGGATGTTCGGTGTTTTAGCTGGACTAGGAATGGACAGCAATATTGTACGCGATTTAGTCAAAGAAAAAGACAGGGTCGGTGAGAAAATTGGAACAACTTTCTTTTTGAAGTTATCTGGTTCATTGATTGCTGTGGTGTGTTGCATATCATCTGTTTTTATTCTCAGGTCTAATGATGTAACGGTAGTAAGTATTACAATTATTTTAGCGATGAGTATGTTCTTTTTGCCATTTGATGTTGTGAGCTTATATTTTCAATCTATCGTTAAATCAAAGTATACTGTATTGGCCAAATCATTTTCTTGTGTTCTATCTGCTATCCTGCGAATAATTCTTATTTTTAACGATGCTCCTCTAATATCCTTTGCGTGGGTTGGTCTGGCAGAAGCAATGTTGTCTGCGGTAGCGCTTACGTATTTTTTCCTGTTAAAGAGAAATCAAGTCGGTTTCAGCTGGACATACAAGTTTGAAACAGCGAAGAAAATACTGGCAGAGGGGTGGCCGCTGTTACTGTCTACTGCCGGCGCTGCTCTTTATATGAGGGCGGACCTTGTTATGCTCGGGCAATTAAGTTCTAACCACTCTGTAGGTATTTATACTGCAATGCTCCGCATTTCAGAGATTTGGTATTTTCTGCCGGCAGCATTTATTTCCTCCCTACAGCCTTTCTTGGTTCGGGCACGTGAGATAAGTCGAGATCTTTACATTTTTCGATTGCGTGTTTTGTATGAGTTTATGATTTTACTAAGTGTTTCTGTCTCAATTTTCATTTCTCTCTTTTCAGATTATTTAGTCCAGATAGTTTATGGCCATCAATATCAAGAGGCTGCCTTGGTGTTAAGAACCCACACTTGGGCGACAATTGCTGTCTTTTTAGGTGTTGCAAGCAGTCAGTATCTTGTTATTGAGAATTTACAAAAGATATCTTTTTATAGAACAGCTATTGGATTGCTAGCAAATCTTGTTATGAATGCTTTATTTATACCAATATGGGGTGCTTTTGGGGCGGCGTTTGCGACTGTGATATCTTTCTATATTGCTACATTTTCTTTGATACTTTTTGAATCGTCTCGAGGTCAATGTTTCATAATCATTCGATCCATTCTGCCTCTTAATATTATTAATTTCATAAGGGGAGCGAAAAATGATGCAAATTTTTAA
- a CDS encoding FkbM family methyltransferase, translated as MRFFLNSLRWLLGKRLYLIARILDPNARIFYSQEGEDAILARLFSAQKNGFYVDVGAHHPRRFSNTFHFYQSGWTGINIEPNPSAEAVFKKQRPRDINLCVGVSNCPEKLVYYEFNDPALNTFDSDLAQSRDETVAYTILTTREVNVERIDSILERSLPFGVDIDFMSIDVEGLDLKVLMSNDWVKYRPKCVLVECLLHEFSLEYIQNSDVYSFLVSKGYVFFAKTYNSFLFIEKKFAESKVLTN; from the coding sequence GTGAGATTTTTTTTGAATTCTTTGAGGTGGCTCCTTGGGAAAAGGCTTTATCTTATTGCGCGTATACTTGATCCGAATGCAAGGATTTTTTATTCTCAAGAGGGTGAAGACGCTATCCTAGCTCGACTTTTTAGTGCGCAAAAGAATGGGTTTTATGTCGATGTTGGAGCCCATCATCCCAGAAGATTTTCGAACACGTTTCATTTTTATCAATCCGGTTGGACGGGCATTAATATAGAACCAAATCCATCAGCAGAAGCTGTTTTTAAGAAGCAAAGACCAAGGGATATAAATCTATGCGTTGGTGTTTCGAACTGTCCTGAAAAACTTGTATATTATGAATTTAATGATCCTGCGCTTAATACATTTGACTCAGATTTGGCTCAGTCTAGAGATGAAACCGTCGCTTACACAATACTGACGACACGAGAAGTAAATGTTGAAAGGATAGATTCGATTCTGGAGAGGTCTTTACCTTTTGGCGTCGATATTGACTTTATGTCAATAGATGTCGAAGGATTGGATCTCAAGGTCTTGATGTCTAATGACTGGGTTAAATATCGACCAAAATGTGTTTTAGTTGAGTGTCTGCTTCACGAATTTAGTTTGGAATATATTCAAAACAGTGACGTCTATTCATTTTTGGTGTCAAAGGGGTATGTTTTTTTCGCTAAGACTTATAACTCTTTTCTTTTTATCGAAAAGAAATTTGCAGAATCAAAGGTGCTAACTAATTGA
- a CDS encoding glycosyltransferase — protein sequence MNCPVALFAYRRIQHLRLVVKSLQENTLAGETDLFIFCDGAKSADDVDAVTEVRSFCRRVSGFRRVTVIERDHNLGLSASIVEGVSQLCNEYGFVAVVEDDVVVSRHFLSWVNAALKKYEHDTRVFSVGCYVFPTDRNLENSFFLSLPDCWGWAVWGRSWKFYQADGASLLRELKARNLQRKFDFDGAFPYTDMLKKQIEGQNDSWAIRWSASVLLAGGLTVYPGKSMTQNIGFDGTGTHCGENDIYDQSLSETCPDLQDIPVVESDEAREAWRDFLLKLKRENIRDKVLRRVIKKIKRLLK from the coding sequence TTGAACTGTCCGGTAGCCTTATTCGCCTATCGTCGCATCCAACATTTGCGGTTGGTTGTGAAAAGCTTGCAGGAGAATACTCTTGCGGGTGAAACAGATTTATTTATTTTCTGTGATGGTGCTAAAAGTGCCGACGATGTTGATGCTGTAACAGAAGTCCGGTCGTTCTGCCGACGGGTTTCAGGCTTTCGCAGAGTTACCGTAATAGAGCGAGATCATAATTTGGGTTTGTCGGCCTCTATTGTAGAAGGCGTAAGTCAATTATGTAACGAGTACGGCTTTGTCGCCGTCGTAGAGGACGATGTAGTAGTTTCGCGACATTTTCTGAGCTGGGTTAACGCAGCACTTAAAAAGTACGAACACGATACGAGAGTCTTCAGTGTTGGATGCTACGTATTTCCAACAGACAGAAATTTGGAAAATAGCTTCTTTCTGTCTCTTCCGGATTGTTGGGGATGGGCTGTTTGGGGTCGAAGCTGGAAATTCTATCAGGCTGACGGTGCTAGTTTGCTTAGAGAATTGAAAGCAAGAAATTTACAAAGAAAATTCGATTTTGACGGCGCCTTTCCCTACACAGATATGCTGAAAAAGCAAATCGAAGGTCAGAATGATTCTTGGGCTATTCGTTGGTCCGCATCAGTTCTTCTGGCGGGGGGGCTGACTGTATATCCCGGAAAATCTATGACCCAAAATATAGGTTTTGATGGCACTGGAACACATTGCGGCGAAAATGATATTTATGATCAGTCGCTGTCCGAAACTTGCCCGGATTTACAGGATATTCCTGTTGTAGAATCTGACGAAGCTCGGGAGGCCTGGCGTGATTTTCTCTTGAAGTTAAAGCGGGAAAACATAAGAGATAAAGTGCTTCGCCGAGTTATAAAAAAAATAAAGAGATTATTGAAATGA
- a CDS encoding methyltransferase, TIGR04325 family yields MSFLKKILRNWMPPIFVKAYSYYFNRGIVFRGNFENWEAAQEATKGYDATEILDRVRWAARQVVDGCAKSERDGVIFDAIPYPFPLIATLLRAAVENGNRLKVLDYGGALGSSYYQCRDFLEGLKDIEWVVVEQKNFVKIGKEEFENDQLKFAQSLAELGSNFTPNVALISGTLQYLSNPGDLLKSMVALKVPYIVVDRTPILANGNTIISSQIVPESINKSEYPIWLFSEQDIKKNIDNDYEQIASFDALDGAIGFGNLLSNFKGYIFKKKNI; encoded by the coding sequence ATGAGTTTTTTGAAAAAAATTTTGCGAAACTGGATGCCTCCAATATTCGTTAAAGCTTACTCGTACTATTTCAATCGTGGAATAGTATTTCGTGGGAATTTTGAAAATTGGGAAGCTGCACAGGAAGCCACTAAAGGTTACGACGCAACAGAGATACTTGATAGAGTTAGATGGGCTGCTAGGCAGGTTGTTGACGGATGCGCTAAGTCGGAGAGAGATGGCGTCATTTTTGATGCAATACCCTATCCTTTTCCCCTTATCGCGACATTGCTTCGTGCGGCGGTTGAGAATGGCAACCGTTTAAAGGTATTGGATTACGGAGGGGCCCTTGGCAGTTCTTATTACCAGTGTCGAGATTTTCTTGAAGGCTTAAAAGATATTGAATGGGTTGTTGTTGAGCAGAAAAATTTTGTCAAAATCGGTAAAGAAGAATTCGAAAATGACCAACTTAAGTTTGCTCAGAGCTTGGCTGAATTAGGGTCAAATTTTACTCCGAATGTAGCGCTGATATCAGGTACTTTACAGTATCTAAGTAACCCTGGTGATTTATTAAAATCTATGGTTGCTCTTAAGGTTCCATATATTGTCGTTGACCGGACACCAATATTGGCGAATGGTAATACCATTATTTCAAGCCAGATTGTGCCAGAATCAATAAATAAATCTGAATATCCAATCTGGCTTTTTTCAGAGCAGGACATAAAGAAAAATATTGATAATGATTATGAACAAATAGCGTCTTTTGACGCGCTGGATGGTGCTATTGGTTTCGGAAATCTTTTGTCGAATTTTAAAGGGTACATTTTCAAGAAAAAAAATATTTGA
- a CDS encoding transglycosylase domain-containing protein → MAEEERDEPQRGGANAAQAAMQEITERELRIIRIRRRRRSMFIVVLSTFLTFSAALATMLLIQSNLDFSRNMIRSPEVRVMGFDGATLEIVRGRYSQDVSLTTIPERIQNVFVAASDPDFYGHLGVTVSDFIRIFKSNDVPGSTITMKVARSFFKVPEASAGRHLQELLVALWLELKFNKKTILRSYLERTYMGRGIFGITAASRIWYGSPAERITLHQAAVLAAAMNDPIKFDPLYHPSDAANAANEILLNMGRYKYIELDRVSALTLLKPNLDVQYEDGVVSSYVVDMVMNEVAERIGYTSRDIEVTTSIDLSVQRQAQKVVREVANLRLKPNGVNQAALISISPDGRVRAIVGGVTYSPFHPNRAWDVKHFPGRMIKIIPYYYALNENSDPAQWVRDNRMAAGGWRPVNPDHEYRGQISLREAFVRDVNTVPVNLADQFGLLNVRDYAREIGIKSPLSNDIRTVVGLDPVTLADIASIHALPQNSGQPVQLSLVNKVMFAATNEVVYQRIQQAAPSRLTDAAIQGAYTLFSSVTDPQLRLDRPFAGYGTAETGASDAWYTGFTSDLITVVWAGNDDNSRIPQIRGDVELASLWRLFMLDAHDGLPIRSMIRAASQRRRESDGVADMWKNDLSNEKQ, encoded by the coding sequence GTGGCAGAAGAAGAACGGGACGAACCGCAACGCGGTGGTGCAAATGCCGCGCAGGCGGCAATGCAGGAAATTACAGAACGTGAACTGCGTATCATCAGGATACGACGCAGGCGGCGAAGTATGTTTATCGTTGTCCTATCTACGTTCTTAACATTTTCCGCAGCATTGGCGACGATGTTACTAATCCAATCAAATCTCGATTTCAGTCGAAATATGATTAGGAGTCCTGAAGTTCGTGTAATGGGTTTTGACGGGGCCACGCTTGAGATTGTAAGGGGAAGATACAGTCAGGATGTCTCGCTAACGACAATTCCAGAAAGAATACAAAACGTATTTGTCGCTGCGTCTGATCCTGATTTCTACGGCCATCTGGGCGTGACTGTTAGTGATTTCATCCGGATTTTCAAAAGTAATGACGTTCCCGGATCAACCATAACAATGAAGGTGGCCCGAAGCTTCTTCAAAGTTCCGGAAGCCAGTGCCGGCCGCCATTTGCAGGAACTTCTTGTCGCTTTATGGCTTGAGCTGAAATTTAACAAGAAGACCATACTGCGGAGTTACCTTGAACGTACTTATATGGGGCGCGGTATTTTTGGGATTACTGCGGCATCACGCATCTGGTACGGCAGTCCAGCAGAGCGGATAACATTGCATCAGGCTGCAGTTTTGGCTGCAGCGATGAATGACCCTATCAAGTTCGATCCACTATACCATCCCAGTGATGCTGCGAATGCAGCCAATGAAATTCTCCTGAATATGGGGCGTTACAAGTATATCGAGCTTGATCGTGTTTCAGCCCTCACTTTGTTAAAGCCAAATCTGGACGTCCAGTACGAGGATGGAGTGGTATCAAGCTACGTCGTCGATATGGTCATGAACGAAGTCGCTGAGCGTATTGGCTATACCAGTCGTGATATCGAAGTTACTACCAGCATTGATTTGTCAGTTCAAAGACAAGCACAGAAGGTTGTGCGCGAAGTTGCCAATTTGCGATTGAAGCCAAACGGAGTTAATCAGGCGGCATTGATTTCAATAAGTCCAGATGGCCGCGTTCGCGCGATTGTCGGAGGGGTAACATACAGCCCATTCCATCCCAACCGTGCGTGGGATGTAAAACATTTTCCAGGTCGAATGATCAAAATTATCCCTTACTATTACGCCCTGAACGAGAATAGTGATCCGGCGCAGTGGGTGAGGGACAATCGCATGGCGGCAGGAGGGTGGCGCCCGGTCAATCCTGATCATGAATATCGCGGTCAGATTTCTCTACGCGAAGCATTTGTGCGTGATGTGAACACTGTTCCGGTAAATTTGGCGGATCAGTTTGGTCTTTTGAATGTTCGCGACTATGCTCGGGAAATCGGTATCAAGAGCCCATTGTCAAACGACATACGAACAGTTGTCGGGCTCGATCCTGTGACACTCGCCGATATTGCTTCTATCCATGCTTTACCCCAGAATTCTGGTCAACCGGTACAATTAAGCTTGGTGAACAAGGTGATGTTTGCGGCCACAAATGAAGTGGTTTACCAACGTATTCAACAAGCAGCACCGTCACGTTTGACAGACGCTGCCATTCAGGGGGCATATACCCTGTTTTCCAGCGTCACGGATCCCCAGCTTCGTCTAGACCGACCGTTTGCGGGATATGGCACAGCCGAAACCGGTGCATCGGATGCATGGTATACTGGTTTTACGTCCGACCTGATTACGGTTGTCTGGGCGGGGAATGACGATAATAGCCGAATTCCGCAAATCCGCGGCGATGTAGAGCTTGCGTCTCTTTGGCGGTTATTTATGCTGG